DNA from Desulfarculus baarsii DSM 2075:
CCACCCGGAGATGGAAACCGTCGTCGCCGTGACCCAGGGCGATTGCTCCAACACCCACGCCCTGGCCGAACTGCTGAGCCATCACGGCCGCCGCGTGCTGTTTTTCGAATATCCCCACGACCGCGACCGCACGGCCCTGATCAACCAAGTCCAGCGCCTGGCCAACGACCTGGGGGCCGACTTGGCCCTGGCCGAGGACTGGCGACGGCGTTTGCTGCCCCTGCGCGGCCAATTGGCCATTTTGGACGAGCTGACCTGGCGCACGGGCCAGGTCAGCGGAGCGGAAAACCAGCTCTGGCTGGTGGGTTCCAGTGATTTCGACGGCGACCCCGATGATTACGCCCGTCGGCTGGGCGATTTTCTGGAGCGCGCCGTTCAGCGGCCCCAGGCCCACGGCGGGCCGCGCATCGGCGTGCTGGGCGTGCCGCCCATCTTCGATGACCTGGCCCAAAGCGTCGAGGCGGCCGGCGGGGCGGTTGTTTTCAACGAGATTCCGCGCCAGTTCGCCATGCCGCCCGACCCCGCGCCGCGCTCGCTGATCGAGCAATATCTGGCCTACACCTACCCCTACGACGTCTGGGGCCGCATCGCCGACATCCAACGTCAGGCCCGGCTGCGCCGCCTGGACGGCTTGATCCACTACACCCAAGCCTTTTGCTATCGCCAGATGCAAGACGTATTAATAAAGAAAATGATAGAGCTGCCCGTGTTGACCCTGGAAGGCGACGCCGTCGGCCCGGTGGACGGTCGCACAAGGGTGCGCATCGAGGCCTTTGTCGAGATGCTTTCCTAGGCCCTTTGGCCTCGCGGCCACGGCCGGCCAATGGTATGTTAGGCGCAGTTGATTTCACGAACTCCGGCCGTGGCCGGCAAAGATAAAGGGGACATTGATGAGCGAAAAGGAACGGATACTGGACCCGGACCTGCTGGAGGCCCTCAAGCAGGTCAAATATCCCGGATTTGACGCCGACATCGTGGCCATGGGCCTGGTGCTGGAGGCCCGCGTCGAGGATGGCAAGGCCGTGGTGCTCATGCGGCCGGTGGCCGCGCCGGCCAAGGTCCGCGAGGACTTGGAAGACGCCATTGCCGCCCAGATCGGCAGCCTGCCCGGCGTGCGCGAGCTGGAGCTGAACATGCCCGAGCCGCCCCAACCCAAGGCCCAGCAAAAGCAGGGCCCCCGGCCCATCCCCGGCGTCAAGGCCATCGTGCCGGTGGCCTCGGGCAAGGGCGGCGTGGGCAAATCCACCGTCTCGGTGAACCTGGCCCTGGCCCTGGCCGAGATGGGCCTGAAGGTGGGGCTGTTGGACCTGGACCTTTACGGCCCCTCGATCCCGATCATGCTGGGCCTGCAGGGCGCGCAGCCCAGC
Protein-coding regions in this window:
- a CDS encoding 2-hydroxyacyl-CoA dehydratase family protein, whose translation is MTTPPPLLGMTTSIPVEVVLAAGMIPTDLNNRFINHPQPHELTRQAEELGLPRTLCAWIKGMYAWCLRHPEMETVVAVTQGDCSNTHALAELLSHHGRRVLFFEYPHDRDRTALINQVQRLANDLGADLALAEDWRRRLLPLRGQLAILDELTWRTGQVSGAENQLWLVGSSDFDGDPDDYARRLGDFLERAVQRPQAHGGPRIGVLGVPPIFDDLAQSVEAAGGAVVFNEIPRQFAMPPDPAPRSLIEQYLAYTYPYDVWGRIADIQRQARLRRLDGLIHYTQAFCYRQMQDVLIKKMIELPVLTLEGDAVGPVDGRTRVRIEAFVEMLS